In Arcobacter ellisii, a genomic segment contains:
- the dauA gene encoding C4-dicarboxylic acid transporter DauA: MKNNILSGLTVGIIALPLSMALAIATGVPPQLGLYTAIVAGIVAAVFGSSKINISGPTAAFVVILIPIVQEFGISGLLLCGLLSGIILVFIGVLKLGTLIELIPYPVTVGFTSGIAVVIATFQIKDFFGLKIENFDGHYLDKIYLIFNSFHTIEFAEFFTGALTLFLLILWQKTKSKIPAALIALLFSTLIVTFLNIYIPNIDIATISSTFHYKIGELEGNGIPPIPLQFSLPWSFLKPEEINLDLIYKLLPHAIAIAILGALESLLCAVISDGMTGNKTNPNKELIGQGITNIVVPFFGGIPATAAIARTVVNIKSGATSKESSIVHSLFILVSITFISTYLSYLPMASLSALLLMVAWNMSEVKHFINIIKVAPKNDVYVLLTCFILTVLIDMQIAVAVGIGLASILFIKRTIDLYSIELVNTKNLNIHPEIPENISIYDINGPMFFGAAQNALKTLLNTNEDIDIVILNMQNVTMIDMTAIVALKSIVDNFKNQKKRLIFCGLNNRIYRKLEKANFLFNEKYLTNLNNLDEAIYYSKNII, translated from the coding sequence ATGAAAAATAATATCTTATCTGGATTAACAGTAGGAATTATTGCTCTTCCTTTATCAATGGCTTTAGCAATTGCAACAGGAGTTCCTCCTCAACTTGGACTTTATACAGCAATAGTTGCAGGAATAGTTGCTGCTGTTTTTGGAAGTAGTAAAATAAATATTTCAGGACCAACTGCAGCTTTTGTAGTTATTTTAATACCAATTGTTCAAGAGTTTGGAATAAGTGGTCTTTTATTATGTGGATTATTATCTGGAATAATTTTAGTTTTTATTGGAGTCTTAAAACTTGGAACTTTAATAGAGCTTATTCCTTATCCTGTAACGGTTGGATTCACTTCAGGAATTGCTGTTGTAATTGCAACTTTTCAAATAAAAGATTTTTTTGGTCTAAAAATTGAAAACTTTGATGGTCACTATTTAGATAAAATCTATTTGATTTTTAACTCTTTTCACACAATAGAATTTGCTGAATTTTTTACAGGAGCTTTAACACTTTTTTTACTAATTTTATGGCAAAAAACAAAAAGTAAAATTCCAGCAGCACTAATCGCTCTTTTGTTTTCAACACTAATTGTGACTTTTTTAAATATTTATATTCCAAATATTGATATTGCAACTATCTCATCAACTTTTCATTATAAAATTGGAGAACTTGAAGGAAATGGAATTCCTCCAATTCCGCTTCAATTTTCTCTTCCTTGGTCTTTTTTAAAACCTGAAGAGATAAATCTTGATTTAATTTATAAACTTCTTCCCCATGCAATTGCAATTGCAATATTAGGAGCTTTAGAATCTTTATTATGTGCTGTTATTAGTGATGGAATGACAGGAAATAAAACAAATCCAAATAAAGAGTTAATTGGTCAAGGAATAACAAATATTGTAGTTCCTTTTTTTGGAGGAATTCCAGCAACTGCAGCAATTGCAAGAACAGTTGTAAATATAAAATCAGGAGCAACTTCAAAAGAATCATCTATTGTTCACTCTTTATTTATTTTAGTATCAATAACTTTTATTTCAACATATCTTTCATATTTACCAATGGCTTCACTTTCAGCACTTTTATTAATGGTTGCTTGGAATATGTCTGAGGTTAAACACTTCATAAATATTATAAAAGTTGCTCCAAAAAATGATGTTTATGTATTATTAACTTGTTTTATTTTAACAGTTTTGATTGATATGCAAATTGCTGTTGCAGTTGGTATTGGACTTGCCTCAATTTTATTTATAAAAAGAACTATTGATTTATATTCTATAGAATTAGTTAATACAAAAAATTTAAACATCCATCCTGAAATCCCAGAAAATATTTCCATCTATGATATTAATGGTCCAATGTTTTTTGGAGCTGCTCAAAATGCTTTGAAAACTCTTTTAAATACAAATGAAGATATTGATATTGTAATTTTAAATATGCAAAATGTAACAATGATTGATATGACAGCTATTGTAGCTTTAAAATCTATTGTTGATAATTTTAAAAATCAAAAGAAAAGACTGATTTTTTGTGGTTTAAATAATAGAATTTATAGAAAATTAGAAAAAGCAAATTTTTTATTTAATGAAAAATATTTGACAAATTTAAACAATTTAGATGAAGCAATATACTACTCAAAAAATATAATATAA
- the nfo gene encoding deoxyribonuclease IV, whose amino-acid sequence MKFVGAHVSASGGVYNAPINATQIGAKAFALFTKNQRQWTAKELDSKTIDKWFKELEKSKIQPKHILPHDSYLINLGHPETDARAKSLDSFIHELERCEILGLDRLNFHPGSHLRKISEDECLNNIADSMNRAIEATKGVKLVIENTAGQGSNLGYKFEHLAYIIDKIEDKSRVGVCIDTCHMFTAGYDIRTREAYDKTWTLFDEIVGRNYLMGMHINDSKPELGSRVDRHDSLGVGKIGWDAFKFIMNDERMDDIPLVLETINEEIWADEIKALYDLVEK is encoded by the coding sequence ATGAAATTTGTTGGAGCTCATGTAAGTGCTAGTGGTGGAGTTTATAATGCTCCAATTAATGCAACTCAAATTGGAGCAAAAGCTTTTGCTCTTTTTACAAAAAATCAAAGACAATGGACAGCTAAAGAGTTAGATAGTAAAACAATAGATAAATGGTTTAAAGAGTTAGAAAAATCAAAAATTCAACCAAAACATATCTTACCTCATGATAGTTATCTAATAAATTTAGGACATCCTGAAACTGATGCAAGGGCAAAATCTTTGGATAGTTTTATTCATGAATTAGAAAGATGTGAGATTTTAGGTTTAGATAGATTAAATTTTCATCCAGGTTCACACTTAAGAAAAATATCTGAAGATGAGTGTTTAAATAATATTGCAGATTCAATGAACAGAGCAATTGAAGCTACAAAAGGTGTAAAATTAGTGATTGAAAACACAGCAGGACAAGGAAGTAATCTTGGATATAAATTTGAACATTTAGCTTATATCATAGATAAAATTGAAGATAAAAGTAGGGTTGGTGTTTGTATTGATACTTGTCATATGTTTACAGCTGGTTATGATATAAGAACAAGAGAAGCTTACGATAAAACTTGGACTTTATTTGACGAAATTGTAGGTAGAAATTATTTAATGGGAATGCACATAAATGATTCAAAACCAGAACTTGGTAGTCGTGTAGATAGACATGATAGTTTAGGTGTTGGAAAAATTGGTTGGGATGCTTTTAAATTTATAATGAATGATGAAAGAATGGATGATATTCCTCTTGTTTTAGAAACAATAAACGAAGAGATTTGGGCTGATGAAATTAAAGCTTTATATGATTTAGTGGAAAAATAA
- a CDS encoding NAD(P)/FAD-dependent oxidoreductase produces the protein MKKVVIIGGGYAGIYALRELVKNKNIKITLIDKHTYHNLQPEVYDLIANKSTFADVTIDLTTLCRGFNHNHLEFKNLKVRKIDQHTRKIYTEEQEIVEFDYLIMAAGTRTFFPSSIPGLNNADDIKKLHRAITFKQSFERQLFEKIRDEAKQCADTHIVVVGAGLSGVEIAAEMAYYSNKFFERGNFSCDNLKISLISSSASILPGLKQDLINISQQRLKALGINIITNTKLQKVEDGYCYLSNGTKINHSFVVFTGGVESSTITSELDDVAKNGRGQLIVNEFMQTDKYENIFAIGDIAEIRNLQGEIMPPNVTVARISGTNAGKNVLNLISGKSLQKCDPKLDGILIALGGQYAAGDIYGLLTVKGRLAYEIKKYVFSSYRKPLIKLIKKGYAKLKRM, from the coding sequence ATGAAGAAAGTTGTTATTATTGGTGGTGGTTATGCTGGAATTTATGCATTAAGAGAGTTAGTAAAAAATAAAAATATAAAAATTACGTTGATTGATAAACATACATATCATAACTTACAACCTGAAGTTTATGATTTAATTGCAAATAAATCAACTTTTGCAGATGTTACAATCGATTTAACAACTTTATGTAGAGGATTTAATCATAACCATTTAGAATTCAAAAACTTAAAAGTAAGAAAAATCGACCAACATACAAGAAAAATTTATACAGAAGAACAAGAAATAGTAGAATTTGATTATTTAATCATGGCAGCAGGAACAAGAACATTTTTCCCTTCAAGTATTCCTGGTCTTAATAATGCAGATGATATTAAAAAACTTCATAGAGCTATCACATTTAAACAAAGTTTTGAAAGACAACTTTTTGAAAAAATCAGAGATGAAGCTAAACAATGTGCAGATACACATATTGTTGTAGTTGGAGCTGGACTTTCGGGAGTTGAAATTGCAGCTGAAATGGCTTACTATTCAAATAAATTTTTTGAAAGGGGAAATTTCTCTTGTGATAATTTAAAAATTTCACTAATAAGTAGTTCAGCATCTATTCTTCCTGGATTAAAACAAGACCTTATAAATATTTCTCAACAAAGATTAAAAGCTTTAGGAATAAATATTATTACAAACACAAAACTTCAAAAAGTTGAAGATGGTTACTGTTATTTATCAAATGGAACAAAAATCAATCACTCATTTGTTGTATTCACAGGAGGGGTTGAATCTTCAACTATCACTTCAGAACTTGATGATGTTGCAAAAAATGGAAGAGGACAACTAATTGTAAATGAATTTATGCAAACAGATAAATATGAAAATATTTTTGCTATTGGAGATATCGCTGAAATTAGAAATCTTCAAGGTGAAATAATGCCTCCAAATGTAACTGTTGCAAGAATTAGTGGAACAAATGCAGGTAAAAATGTATTAAATCTAATTTCTGGAAAATCTTTACAAAAATGTGACCCAAAACTTGATGGTATTTTAATTGCTCTTGGTGGACAATACGCAGCAGGTGATATTTATGGATTACTAACTGTAAAAGGAAGACTTGCTTATGAAATTAAGAAATATGTATTTAGTTCATATAGAAAACCATTAATTAAATTAATCAAAAAAGGTTATGCAAAACTAAAAAGAATGTAA
- a CDS encoding sodium-dependent transporter: MHKNRFSRIGFILAAAGSAVGLGNIWKFPYITGENGGGIFVLVYLATVFFIGMSIFIAEVLLGSLTNKNAVTTIETLSPPQKKYWKYTGFTFLTGIFILTFYPVVIGWIFNYMVVSVSSLPSNFKESENLFMSFLKNDILSQIFYYTLACVLIAYTISKGVKKGIEKMNNILMPSLIFILTFLLIYSIQLDGFYKAVEFMFYPNFEKFHSSSIIVAVGHAFFTLSIGMATILTYAASLDKNVDIVRASITVVIMDTLIAIVAGLIIFSIVFTAAQEPGKGAGLVFITLPAIFNEMGTIGIYLALLFFIALAFAAITSAISILEPTVMYLVERKNMSRKNATYSVALLAYVLGLLALLSNTESFSTALTFGSKNLFDWFDFISSAILMPIGGILIALFVGYVLDKEVSRKALIPFMGETYYKIWLFTMKIVAPIAIFVLMLNEIGIIKF, translated from the coding sequence ATGCATAAAAACAGATTTTCTAGAATTGGATTTATTCTTGCAGCTGCAGGAAGTGCAGTTGGACTTGGAAATATTTGGAAATTTCCTTATATTACAGGAGAAAATGGAGGAGGAATCTTTGTTCTAGTTTATCTAGCAACTGTATTTTTCATAGGAATGTCAATATTTATAGCTGAAGTTTTATTAGGAAGTCTTACAAATAAAAATGCAGTTACTACTATTGAAACTTTATCCCCACCACAAAAGAAATATTGGAAATATACAGGTTTTACCTTTTTAACTGGTATTTTTATTTTAACTTTTTATCCCGTTGTAATTGGTTGGATTTTTAATTATATGGTTGTTTCAGTTAGTTCACTTCCTTCAAATTTTAAAGAATCAGAAAATCTTTTTATGTCTTTTTTGAAAAATGATATTTTGTCTCAAATCTTTTATTACACACTTGCTTGTGTTCTTATAGCTTATACAATTTCAAAAGGTGTAAAAAAAGGGATTGAAAAAATGAATAATATTTTAATGCCTTCATTAATATTCATTTTAACTTTTTTACTTATTTATTCTATTCAACTTGATGGATTTTACAAAGCAGTTGAATTTATGTTTTATCCCAACTTTGAAAAATTCCATTCAAGTTCAATAATTGTTGCAGTAGGACATGCATTTTTTACTCTATCTATTGGTATGGCTACTATTTTAACTTATGCTGCATCTTTAGATAAAAATGTAGATATTGTAAGAGCATCAATTACAGTTGTAATTATGGATACTTTAATTGCAATTGTTGCTGGTCTTATAATATTCTCTATTGTTTTTACAGCTGCACAAGAACCAGGAAAAGGTGCTGGTTTAGTATTTATTACACTTCCTGCAATTTTTAATGAGATGGGAACTATTGGTATTTATTTAGCACTTCTATTTTTTATTGCCCTTGCCTTTGCAGCAATTACTTCAGCTATTTCAATCTTAGAACCAACTGTAATGTATCTAGTTGAAAGAAAAAATATGTCAAGAAAAAATGCAACATATAGTGTGGCATTACTTGCTTATGTATTAGGACTTTTAGCACTATTATCAAATACAGAATCTTTTTCAACTGCTTTAACATTTGGTAGTAAAAATCTTTTTGATTGGTTTGATTTTATAAGTTCAGCAATATTAATGCCTATTGGTGGAATTTTAATTGCCCTATTTGTTGGTTATGTGTTAGATAAAGAAGTTTCAAGAAAAGCACTTATTCCTTTTATGGGAGAAACTTACTACAAAATTTGGTTATTTACTATGAAAATAGTTGCACCAATTGCTATTTTTGTTTTGATGTTAAACGAAATAGGAATTATCAAATTTTAA
- a CDS encoding epoxyqueuosine reductase QueH, whose protein sequence is MLVHICCAVDSHYFLEKIQEEFPDEKLVGYFYDPNIHPYSEYRLRYLDVEYSCKKLGIPLLEGPYNLEEWLKKVKGMEHLPEKGDRCTVCYDDRLDISVQKAIELGHDKFTTSLLISPKKSQEKLEKIGEKLTQETGVNFIFRDYRSGNGGAVQGERVKENSLYRQNYCGCLFGLSAQREIQKKIMDEMFNPISNQIMPESIEERLELYQRRNDLEDAGEKYKLIKQRFLNYRLLGGKVSVAKKIVPSYIMCYSTINRNNTNGRIEYSKDGINYLNRDEVKIIDIQTFNLFAGTSYKDVKELMYKPLDFYKELEIRNLIIKNPYDLSALIVLNEIIDEKYEIEINAITYEDIKEEII, encoded by the coding sequence TTGTTAGTACATATTTGTTGTGCAGTTGATAGTCACTATTTTTTAGAAAAAATACAAGAAGAATTTCCCGATGAAAAATTAGTTGGTTACTTTTATGACCCTAATATTCATCCATATAGTGAATATAGACTTAGATATTTAGATGTTGAATACTCGTGTAAAAAATTAGGAATTCCACTTTTAGAAGGACCTTATAACCTTGAAGAGTGGTTAAAAAAAGTAAAAGGAATGGAACATTTACCTGAAAAAGGTGATAGATGTACAGTTTGTTATGATGATAGATTAGATATTTCTGTTCAAAAAGCAATAGAATTAGGACATGATAAATTTACAACTTCGCTTTTAATTTCTCCAAAAAAATCTCAAGAAAAATTAGAAAAAATTGGAGAAAAATTGACACAAGAAACTGGTGTAAATTTTATATTTAGAGATTATAGAAGTGGAAATGGTGGAGCTGTTCAAGGAGAACGTGTAAAAGAAAACTCTTTATATAGACAAAATTATTGTGGTTGTCTGTTTGGATTAAGTGCACAAAGAGAGATTCAAAAAAAGATTATGGATGAGATGTTTAATCCAATTTCAAATCAAATAATGCCTGAATCAATAGAAGAGAGACTTGAACTTTATCAAAGAAGAAATGATTTAGAAGATGCAGGAGAAAAGTATAAACTTATAAAACAGAGATTTTTAAACTATAGACTTTTGGGTGGAAAAGTAAGTGTTGCAAAAAAAATCGTTCCTTCATATATTATGTGTTATTCAACTATCAATAGAAACAACACAAATGGAAGAATTGAATATAGTAAAGATGGTATAAATTATCTTAATCGTGATGAAGTAAAAATTATAGATATACAAACTTTTAATCTGTTTGCAGGAACTTCATATAAAGATGTAAAAGAGTTAATGTACAAACCACTTGATTTTTATAAAGAGTTAGAAATTAGAAATCTTATTATAAAAAATCCTTATGATTTGAGTGCATTAATTGTTCTTAATGAAATCATTGATGAAAAATATGAGATAGAAATAAATGCCATAACTTATGAAGATATAAAAGAAGAGATAATATGA
- the lpxB gene encoding lipid-A-disaccharide synthase gives MKLLVCAMEASSNVHLKELKKYLNEDIELVGVFDKELGNPLYDLTSLAIMGFVDALKKLRFFFQLRDELVSLAKDCDKVLLMDSSGFNLPLAKKLRVTYPNKEIIYYILPQAWAWKKGRVKKLETYCSKLCSIIPFESEIYNDKNKITYVGHPLLDEIREFKTQFLETNKIAFMPGSRKTEITNLMPIFKELVKKIPNKEYILIIPAKFDDSYIKKIYGDISEFSISRNTHETLKEAEYAFICSGTATLEAALIGTPFTLSYIAKKFDFFIGKMFVKLNFVGLANIFFEKMGKKPLHSEFLQEDVNVENLLNDYKNLDKKLFFENSKFLREYLKNGSSQNVARIIQN, from the coding sequence ATGAAACTATTAGTTTGTGCCATGGAAGCTTCATCAAATGTTCATTTAAAAGAGTTAAAAAAATATTTAAATGAGGATATTGAACTTGTTGGAGTTTTTGATAAAGAGCTTGGAAATCCACTTTATGATTTAACTTCATTAGCTATCATGGGATTTGTTGATGCTTTAAAAAAATTAAGATTCTTTTTCCAACTTCGTGATGAACTAGTATCATTAGCAAAAGATTGTGACAAAGTTTTACTAATGGATAGTTCAGGATTTAATCTTCCACTTGCTAAAAAACTAAGAGTTACTTATCCAAATAAAGAGATTATTTATTATATTTTACCTCAAGCTTGGGCTTGGAAAAAAGGAAGAGTTAAAAAACTTGAAACTTATTGTTCAAAACTTTGTTCAATTATTCCTTTTGAGAGTGAAATCTATAATGATAAAAATAAAATCACTTATGTTGGACATCCTCTTTTAGATGAAATAAGAGAGTTTAAAACACAATTTTTAGAGACAAATAAAATTGCTTTTATGCCAGGAAGTAGAAAAACAGAAATTACAAATCTTATGCCAATTTTTAAAGAATTAGTAAAAAAGATACCAAATAAAGAGTATATTTTGATTATTCCTGCAAAATTTGATGACTCTTACATAAAAAAGATTTATGGAGATATAAGTGAATTTTCTATTTCAAGAAACACCCATGAAACTTTAAAAGAAGCAGAATATGCTTTTATTTGTTCTGGAACAGCTACACTTGAAGCAGCTCTAATTGGAACTCCATTTACACTTTCATATATTGCAAAAAAGTTTGATTTTTTTATAGGGAAAATGTTTGTAAAACTAAATTTTGTTGGACTTGCAAATATTTTCTTTGAAAAAATGGGTAAAAAACCACTTCATAGTGAATTTTTACAAGAAGATGTAAATGTGGAAAATCTTTTAAATGATTATAAAAATCTAGATAAAAAATTATTTTTTGAAAATTCAAAATTTTTAAGAGAGTATCTAAAAAATGGAAGTTCACAAAATGTAGCTCGGATAATTCAAAACTAA
- the fabZ gene encoding 3-hydroxyacyl-ACP dehydratase FabZ — translation MLDIMQIQEILPHRYPLLLVDRITDMELKKSIKGFKNISISEPAFQGHFPGHPIYPGVLILEGMAQCGGVLALKSSDMTDEEMKQKVIYFMSIDKAKFRNPVRPGDRLDYELEVVRMKSSLMTLVGKAYVDGKLTAEAELKAMIVDK, via the coding sequence ATGTTAGACATTATGCAAATTCAAGAGATTCTTCCTCATAGATACCCATTATTACTTGTGGACAGAATTACAGATATGGAATTAAAAAAATCTATTAAAGGTTTTAAAAACATCTCTATTTCAGAACCTGCGTTTCAAGGACATTTCCCAGGTCATCCAATTTATCCAGGTGTACTTATTTTAGAAGGTATGGCTCAATGTGGTGGTGTTTTAGCGCTAAAAAGTTCTGATATGACAGATGAAGAGATGAAACAAAAAGTAATCTATTTTATGAGTATTGATAAAGCAAAATTTAGAAATCCTGTAAGACCAGGTGATAGATTAGATTACGAACTAGAAGTTGTTAGAATGAAAAGTTCTTTAATGACTCTAGTAGGAAAAGCTTATGTTGATGGGAAACTAACAGCTGAAGCAGAATTAAAAGCTATGATAGTTGATAAATAG
- the lpxA gene encoding acyl-ACP--UDP-N-acetylglucosamine O-acyltransferase, with the protein MNNIHKTAIIEDGAILGDNITIGAFTIIGKDVKIGDGTIIDSHTLIDGKTTIGKNNHIFSHASIGTIPQDLKFNGEDVELIIGDNNKIREYTLFNPGTIGGGSVTRIGSNNLFMGYVHVAHDCIIGDNCIFANGATLAGHVECDDFVVVGGLTPIHQFCKIGTQVMIGGASAVAQDIPPFCLAEGNKAVLRGLNLTGLRRRFDNREDIDAIKHAYKELFESGKPLQDVARELFENDNNKYVKELASFVLNTKRGIPFNRK; encoded by the coding sequence ATGAATAACATTCACAAAACAGCAATAATTGAAGATGGTGCAATTTTAGGCGACAATATAACTATTGGTGCATTTACAATTATTGGAAAAGATGTAAAAATTGGTGATGGAACAATTATTGATTCTCACACTTTAATTGATGGAAAAACTACTATTGGTAAAAACAACCATATTTTTTCACATGCAAGTATAGGTACTATTCCTCAAGATTTAAAATTCAATGGTGAAGATGTTGAACTAATCATTGGAGATAATAATAAAATTAGAGAATATACTCTATTTAATCCAGGAACTATCGGTGGAGGAAGTGTAACAAGAATTGGAAGTAACAATTTGTTTATGGGTTATGTTCACGTTGCACACGATTGTATCATTGGTGATAATTGTATTTTTGCAAATGGAGCAACTCTTGCTGGGCATGTTGAGTGTGATGATTTTGTAGTAGTTGGTGGATTAACTCCAATTCATCAATTTTGTAAAATTGGAACTCAAGTTATGATTGGAGGAGCAAGTGCTGTTGCTCAAGATATTCCTCCTTTTTGTTTAGCAGAAGGAAATAAAGCAGTTTTAAGGGGATTAAACTTAACGGGGCTTAGAAGAAGGTTTGATAATAGAGAAGATATAGATGCAATTAAACATGCTTATAAAGAACTATTTGAATCAGGTAAACCTCTACAAGATGTAGCTCGTGAATTGTTTGAAAATGATAATAATAAATATGTAAAAGAATTAGCTAGTTTTGTATTAAATACAAAAAGAGGTATTCCTTTTAATAGAAAATAA
- the clpX gene encoding ATP-dependent Clp protease ATP-binding subunit ClpX — MSKIICDFCGATDTRDNPVIAGDNACICKACVNAAHEIMSGNLPVEEDKTKNPAQEKEIKIKTPAELKKILDEYVIGQERAKKVLSVAVYNHYKRIFRHNEIDDDTELNKSNVLLIGPTGSGKTLLAQTISKYLDVPLAIADATSLTEAGYVGDDVENVVTRLVQAADGDIKKAERGIIFIDEVDKVARMSENRSITRDVSGEGVQQALLKIVEGSVVNVPPKGGRKHPGQDALQVDTTNILFICGGAFDGLEDIIKKKQGANVLGFNQDKKTKNEQDKIISKVETDDLVKYGLIPELIGRLHMIATLNEITEDDMVHILTEPKNALIKQYIKLFQMDNVTLKFEKDALKELAKLAIVRKTGARGLRSILEDIMLDIMFDLPKYKNKTVTITKEVVQKTEEPKVA; from the coding sequence ATGAGTAAAATAATATGTGATTTTTGTGGAGCAACAGATACAAGAGATAATCCAGTAATTGCTGGTGATAATGCTTGTATTTGTAAAGCTTGTGTAAATGCAGCCCATGAAATAATGAGTGGTAACCTTCCAGTAGAAGAAGATAAAACTAAAAATCCTGCTCAAGAAAAAGAGATAAAAATAAAAACTCCAGCTGAGTTAAAAAAAATATTAGATGAATATGTTATTGGTCAAGAAAGAGCAAAAAAAGTTTTATCAGTTGCTGTTTATAACCACTACAAAAGAATATTTAGACATAATGAAATTGATGATGATACTGAATTAAATAAATCAAATGTTTTATTAATTGGACCAACAGGTTCAGGAAAAACTCTTTTAGCACAAACTATTTCAAAATATCTTGATGTTCCTTTAGCAATTGCTGATGCTACAAGTTTAACAGAAGCTGGTTATGTTGGTGATGATGTTGAAAATGTTGTAACAAGACTTGTTCAAGCAGCAGATGGAGATATCAAAAAAGCTGAGCGTGGAATTATTTTTATTGACGAAGTTGATAAAGTTGCACGTATGAGTGAAAATAGAAGTATAACAAGAGACGTTTCAGGAGAAGGAGTTCAACAAGCTTTATTAAAAATTGTTGAAGGAAGTGTGGTAAATGTTCCACCAAAAGGTGGAAGAAAACATCCAGGACAAGATGCACTTCAAGTTGATACGACAAATATTTTATTTATTTGTGGTGGGGCTTTTGATGGTTTAGAAGATATTATCAAGAAAAAACAAGGTGCAAATGTACTTGGATTTAATCAAGATAAAAAAACAAAAAATGAGCAAGATAAAATTATTTCAAAAGTTGAAACTGATGATTTAGTAAAATATGGATTAATTCCAGAATTAATTGGAAGATTACATATGATTGCAACATTAAATGAAATAACAGAAGATGATATGGTTCATATTTTAACAGAACCAAAAAATGCTTTAATTAAACAATATATTAAACTTTTCCAAATGGATAATGTAACTCTTAAATTTGAAAAAGATGCATTAAAAGAGTTAGCAAAACTTGCAATTGTTAGAAAAACAGGAGCAAGGGGATTAAGATCAATTTTAGAAGATATTATGCTTGACATAATGTTTGATCTTCCAAAATATAAAAATAAAACGGTAACCATCACAAAAGAAGTTGTTCAAAAAACTGAAGAACCAAAAGTAGCATAA